The following are encoded in a window of Thiohalobacter sp. IOR34 genomic DNA:
- the nosZ gene encoding Sec-dependent nitrous-oxide reductase, whose amino-acid sequence MKKQPKGVLRALVGLAGGLAIAAGSLSAATLDEVMKARGLTQKDLLAAAKTYTPTGGRDEYIVFSSGGQSGQVIVYGIPSMRILKYIAVFTPEPWQGYGFDEESKAVLRQGNIQGKEINFGDTHHPAISETKGEYDGQYLFINDKANPRVAVIDLHDFETKQIVVNPVFKSQHGGVFVSPNTEYAMTAAQYPAPYENKFVPLEQFNEHYRGGMTYWKFNREKGRIDPSKSFTVMAPPYSQDLSDFGKGPSYGWSFTNSFCSERYVGGIERGRPPFEAGCSSKDTDFLHVVNWKKAAELVKAGKATKINGHDVLTIDTAVKEGILFLIPEPKSPHGVDVSPDGKYLVVSGKLDSHTTVYSFDKIMKAIKNKKFEGKDPYGIPIIALKDVVHTQVELGLGPLHTQFDAKPCVAYTSLYVDSMVGKWDYCKGKILDKLSIHYNIGHLMAMEGDSVSPDGKYLVALNKLAIDRFNPVGPLHPQNHQLIDISGEKMELLYDMPLPLGEPHYAVAIKADKLKPAIRYKSGWDSRTDKRSPYKTRAGREKTERTCDASGKCKVEVFGTTIRSHINPEIIEAEVGDEVILHFTNLERAEDEVHGFALYGQNVQLSLEPGKTATARFIADREGVFPYYCTEFCSALHLEMEGYLLVKPKGYKAKAVSMQEGVTYTKADYEKQVKTNLETQAVIDQVVAFITSHNYKDFPPVVALVEDATDQLGFADEAKKKAEAAAAKGDWQNAMLWANQWWQYQVKTADLGLRAKTYLEEHGAKKIK is encoded by the coding sequence ATGAAAAAGCAACCAAAAGGCGTGCTGCGTGCGCTGGTAGGCCTTGCGGGGGGGCTGGCGATCGCGGCGGGCTCGCTGTCGGCGGCGACGCTGGACGAGGTCATGAAGGCGCGCGGTTTGACCCAGAAAGACCTGCTGGCAGCCGCCAAGACCTATACCCCGACCGGCGGGCGCGATGAATATATCGTCTTCAGTTCCGGCGGCCAGAGTGGCCAGGTGATCGTCTACGGCATCCCGTCGATGCGGATCCTGAAGTACATCGCCGTGTTCACGCCGGAACCCTGGCAGGGCTATGGTTTCGACGAGGAGTCCAAGGCCGTGTTGCGCCAGGGCAACATCCAGGGCAAGGAAATCAATTTTGGTGACACCCACCACCCGGCCATCTCCGAGACCAAGGGTGAATACGACGGCCAGTACCTGTTCATCAACGACAAGGCCAACCCGCGTGTCGCGGTGATCGATCTGCACGACTTCGAGACCAAGCAGATCGTCGTCAACCCGGTGTTCAAGTCGCAGCATGGTGGCGTGTTCGTGTCTCCGAACACCGAATATGCCATGACCGCGGCCCAGTATCCTGCACCCTACGAGAACAAGTTCGTGCCGCTGGAGCAGTTCAACGAACACTACCGTGGTGGCATGACCTACTGGAAGTTCAACCGCGAGAAGGGGCGCATCGATCCTTCCAAGTCGTTTACCGTGATGGCGCCGCCGTACAGCCAGGACCTGTCCGACTTCGGTAAGGGGCCGTCATACGGTTGGTCGTTCACCAACTCCTTCTGTTCCGAGCGTTACGTGGGTGGCATCGAGCGGGGTCGTCCGCCGTTCGAGGCCGGCTGTTCCTCCAAGGACACCGACTTCCTGCACGTGGTGAACTGGAAGAAGGCGGCCGAGCTGGTCAAGGCTGGCAAGGCAACCAAGATCAATGGCCATGACGTGCTGACCATCGATACCGCCGTGAAGGAAGGCATTCTGTTCCTGATCCCGGAACCGAAGAGCCCGCATGGCGTCGACGTCAGCCCGGACGGCAAGTATCTGGTGGTCTCCGGCAAGCTGGACAGCCATACCACGGTATACAGCTTCGACAAGATCATGAAGGCGATCAAGAACAAGAAGTTCGAAGGCAAGGATCCCTACGGGATTCCGATCATCGCCCTCAAGGACGTGGTTCATACCCAGGTCGAGCTCGGTTTGGGGCCGTTGCACACCCAGTTCGACGCCAAGCCCTGCGTGGCCTATACCTCGCTGTACGTGGATTCCATGGTCGGCAAGTGGGATTACTGCAAGGGCAAGATCCTCGACAAGCTGTCCATCCACTACAACATCGGTCACCTGATGGCGATGGAGGGTGACTCGGTGTCGCCGGACGGCAAGTACCTGGTGGCGCTCAACAAGCTGGCCATCGACCGCTTCAATCCGGTCGGCCCGCTGCATCCGCAGAACCATCAGCTGATCGACATCAGCGGCGAGAAGATGGAGCTGCTCTACGACATGCCGCTGCCGCTGGGCGAGCCCCACTATGCCGTGGCCATCAAGGCCGACAAGCTGAAGCCGGCGATCCGCTACAAGTCTGGCTGGGACAGCCGTACCGACAAGCGCTCGCCCTACAAGACCCGCGCCGGTCGCGAGAAGACCGAGCGGACCTGCGATGCCAGCGGCAAGTGCAAGGTCGAGGTGTTTGGTACCACCATCCGTTCCCACATCAACCCCGAGATCATCGAGGCTGAGGTTGGCGACGAGGTGATCCTGCACTTCACCAACCTGGAGCGTGCCGAGGACGAGGTGCATGGCTTCGCCCTCTATGGCCAGAATGTCCAGCTCTCGCTGGAGCCGGGCAAGACGGCCACCGCCCGCTTCATCGCCGATCGGGAAGGCGTCTTCCCCTACTACTGCACCGAGTTCTGCTCGGCTCTGCACCTGGAGATGGAAGGCTATCTGCTGGTCAAGCCCAAGGGCTACAAGGCCAAGGCCGTGTCCATGCAGGAAGGCGTGACCTACACCAAGGCCGACTACGAGAAGCAGGTCAAGACCAACCTGGAGACCCAGGCGGTCATCGACCAGGTCGTGGCCTTCATCACCAGCCACAACTACAAGGACTTCCCGCCGGTTGTGGCGCTGGTGGAGGATGCCACCGACCAGCTCGGCTTTGCCGACGAGGCGAAGAAGAAGGCCGAGGCTGCTGCGGCCAAGGGCGACTGGCAGAATGCCATGCTCTGGGCCAACCAGTGGTGGCAGTATCAGGTGAAGACCGCCGATCTGGGCTTGCGCGCCAAGACCTATCTGGAGGAACATGGCGCCAAGAAGATCAAGTAA
- a CDS encoding cytochrome c, whose protein sequence is MRRVLSSMVLAVSMAGLGTAHAAGLDGAALFSNPAKGGCTACHGKDAKSPIMPQYPKLAGQNKAYLIQQLKDIKSGARNNGMTAAMKGIMHMVNEQEIEAIADYLSKLKP, encoded by the coding sequence ATGAGAAGAGTACTGAGTAGTATGGTTCTGGCAGTGTCCATGGCGGGGCTGGGGACCGCCCACGCGGCCGGCCTTGATGGTGCGGCCCTGTTCAGCAACCCGGCCAAGGGCGGCTGCACCGCTTGTCACGGCAAGGATGCCAAGTCGCCGATCATGCCCCAGTACCCCAAGCTGGCCGGCCAGAACAAGGCGTATCTGATTCAGCAGCTGAAGGACATCAAGAGCGGTGCCCGCAACAACGGCATGACGGCTGCCATGAAGGGTATCATGCACATGGTGAACGAGCAGGAAATCGAGGCTATCGCCGACTACCTGTCGAAGCTCAAGCCCTGA
- a CDS encoding c-type cytochrome codes for MLKKSVLKAAGLAVSMVLSGTAGAWSMHGEELDKAMALKPDLENGLDVFEVCSACHMPEGWGTEDGTFPQLAGQHRNVLIKQLADIRAGNRDNPTMYPFALPESIGDAQALADVTAYIQTLKMNPDNGVGPGTDLARGEKLYKENCVKCHGEKGEGSNKKFYPRIQGQHYKYMLRQFEWIRDGKRRNANPDMVKQIASFTDDDMRAVIDYVSRIKPPKEDLAPSKDWKNPDFD; via the coding sequence ATGTTAAAGAAGAGTGTATTGAAGGCCGCGGGACTGGCCGTCAGCATGGTCCTGTCCGGTACCGCCGGAGCGTGGAGCATGCACGGCGAGGAGCTGGACAAGGCAATGGCGCTGAAGCCGGACCTGGAAAACGGCCTGGACGTCTTCGAGGTCTGTTCCGCCTGCCACATGCCCGAAGGTTGGGGTACCGAGGACGGCACCTTTCCCCAGCTCGCCGGCCAGCACCGCAATGTGCTGATCAAGCAGCTGGCGGACATCCGCGCCGGTAACCGCGACAACCCGACCATGTATCCCTTCGCCCTGCCGGAGTCGATCGGTGATGCCCAGGCGCTGGCCGACGTCACCGCCTACATCCAGACCCTGAAGATGAACCCGGACAACGGCGTGGGGCCTGGCACCGATCTGGCGCGCGGCGAGAAGCTGTACAAGGAAAACTGCGTCAAGTGCCATGGCGAGAAGGGCGAGGGCAGCAACAAGAAGTTCTATCCACGTATCCAGGGCCAGCACTACAAGTACATGCTGCGCCAGTTCGAGTGGATCCGGGATGGCAAGCGGCGCAACGCCAATCCGGACATGGTCAAGCAGATCGCGAGCTTCACCGACGACGACATGCGCGCCGTGATCGACTACGTGTCGCGCATCAAGCCGCCCAAGGAAGACCTGGCGCCGTCCAAGGACTGGAAGAACCCGGACTTCGACTGA
- the nosD gene encoding nitrous oxide reductase family maturation protein NosD, whose product MVRLLLALLLMLAGLPVLAARPGLQAMIDAAKPGDIVQPEPGVYAGPITIDKGITLDGRGKVTIDAGGKGSVIYLHTDGAVLRNLHLTNSGALHNTIDAGVQVRGKFNVIKDNIIDDCLFGLDLQQSENNVVRRNRISSKEVALGMRGDAVRLWYSFGNKITDNVIRNARDMVVWYSKDNLIARNDSRGGRYALHFMYSQYNKVEGNTYTDNSVGIFLMYSDGVEIRDNYIARAVGATGVGIGFKETSDVTIENNRILYNATALYLDVSPYQPDTVNRFTGNVIAFNNIAVRFLNDWQGNAFHRNLFKGNLTEVVVSDGATANRNDWQGNYWDSYQGFDLDGDGIGDTPYENYSYADRIWQDVPAAQFFRGTPMLEVLDFLERLAPFTPPQLVLRDQRPLMEMENRL is encoded by the coding sequence ATGGTTCGCCTTCTGCTCGCGCTGTTGCTGATGCTGGCCGGTCTGCCGGTGCTGGCCGCCCGGCCAGGCCTGCAGGCGATGATCGATGCCGCCAAGCCCGGCGACATCGTCCAGCCCGAGCCCGGCGTCTATGCCGGCCCCATCACCATCGACAAGGGCATTACCCTGGATGGCCGGGGCAAGGTGACCATCGATGCAGGCGGCAAGGGCTCGGTGATCTATCTGCACACCGATGGTGCCGTGCTGCGCAATCTGCATCTGACCAACTCCGGTGCCCTGCACAACACCATTGACGCCGGTGTGCAGGTGCGTGGCAAGTTCAATGTCATCAAGGACAACATCATCGATGATTGCCTGTTCGGCCTCGACCTGCAGCAGTCTGAAAACAACGTGGTGCGTCGCAACCGCATCAGCTCCAAGGAGGTGGCCCTGGGTATGCGTGGCGATGCGGTGCGGCTCTGGTACAGCTTCGGCAACAAGATCACGGACAACGTGATCCGCAATGCGCGTGACATGGTGGTCTGGTATTCAAAGGACAATCTCATCGCCCGCAACGACAGTCGCGGCGGCCGCTATGCCCTGCACTTCATGTACTCCCAGTACAACAAGGTCGAGGGTAATACCTATACCGACAATTCCGTGGGCATCTTCCTGATGTACAGCGATGGCGTCGAGATCCGTGACAATTACATCGCGCGGGCAGTGGGTGCCACCGGGGTGGGAATCGGTTTCAAGGAGACCTCCGATGTGACCATCGAGAACAACCGGATCCTCTACAATGCGACCGCCCTGTACCTCGATGTGTCACCCTACCAGCCGGACACCGTCAACCGTTTTACCGGCAACGTCATCGCCTTCAACAACATCGCCGTGCGTTTCCTCAACGACTGGCAGGGAAATGCCTTTCACCGCAACCTGTTCAAGGGTAACCTGACCGAGGTGGTGGTCAGTGACGGTGCCACCGCCAACCGCAACGACTGGCAGGGCAACTACTGGGACAGCTACCAGGGCTTCGATCTTGATGGTGACGGCATCGGTGACACCCCCTACGAGAACTATTCCTATGCCGACCGCATCTGGCAGGATGTGCCTGCGGCGCAGTTCTTCCGTGGCACACCGATGCTGGAGGTGCTGGACTTCCTGGAGCGCCTGGCGCCGTTCACGCCGCCGCAACTGGTGCTGCGTGACCAGCGACCGTTGATGGAAATGGAGAACAGGCTGTGA
- a CDS encoding 4Fe-4S dicluster domain-containing protein gives MKPPPRPPGRRRLNPRQQKQRREFLRSVALGTGLVSLSLLGFVPVVKGGPLRLRPPGALEEDEFLAACIKCGQCVQVCPVEAIHLEDIDSGFGVGTPYIAARDQACDFSCDGLQCVLACPTGALTHEINYPHETRMGFARLARPAACLAIQGKGFKGLARGAGFGGKLRYDEIDRWNPLYVRDHPYDLEICDLCVRQCPIEIRASQCEAGKPPSGDPNQCPPKHAIRLEPIEGEDGKVRMTPVVLEGCVGCGVCEMICPVEGEPAIVVDSRKTAETA, from the coding sequence ATCAAGCCACCGCCACGCCCGCCGGGGCGGCGTCGCCTCAACCCGCGGCAGCAGAAGCAGCGCCGTGAATTCCTGCGCAGTGTGGCTTTGGGTACCGGTCTGGTATCCCTTTCACTGCTGGGGTTCGTGCCGGTGGTCAAGGGCGGACCGCTGCGCCTGCGCCCGCCGGGTGCCCTTGAGGAGGACGAGTTTCTCGCTGCCTGCATCAAGTGTGGCCAGTGCGTGCAGGTCTGTCCGGTGGAGGCCATCCACCTGGAAGACATCGACAGCGGTTTCGGGGTCGGCACACCCTACATTGCCGCCCGTGACCAGGCCTGCGACTTTTCCTGCGATGGCCTGCAGTGTGTGCTGGCCTGTCCCACCGGGGCGCTGACCCACGAGATCAACTACCCGCACGAGACGCGCATGGGCTTCGCCCGCCTGGCGCGGCCCGCGGCCTGCCTGGCAATCCAGGGCAAGGGCTTCAAGGGGCTGGCCCGCGGCGCCGGCTTCGGCGGCAAGCTGCGTTACGACGAGATCGACCGCTGGAATCCACTCTATGTCCGCGATCATCCCTACGACCTGGAGATCTGCGACCTCTGCGTGCGCCAGTGTCCGATCGAGATCCGCGCCAGCCAGTGCGAGGCCGGCAAGCCGCCCTCCGGCGACCCCAACCAGTGTCCGCCCAAGCATGCCATCCGCCTGGAGCCGATCGAGGGCGAGGATGGCAAGGTGCGCATGACGCCGGTGGTGCTGGAGGGCTGCGTCGGCTGCGGGGTGTGCGAGATGATCTGCCCGGTGGAGGGCGAGCCGGCCATCGTGGTCGACAGTCGGAAGACGGCGGAGACGGCATGA
- a CDS encoding NapH/MauN family ferredoxin-type protein gives MSYISESFMQMLGRAPRKPAREEIRPAAQEIHFYKKTHKLDVERLERLHAEHKSHKWRNRRWLTLLAINLLFVLSYWLDIQLLEGALTASRFMGFHMADLNSSLQVMLAFKEVLINLVIGTSTVLVMWLLLGGRTFCSWVCPYHLLAEWAESLHLWLAKKKLARNYSFHRGLRTVLYLVFALLALATGYTVFETISPTGIVSRALIYGPGLALVWVGVLLLFEVFVSRRAWCRYVCPIGMTYGIVGLASPLRVTYHLQDCAHEGDCRKVCLVPHVLDMTIKGRARDAKVDVGADCTRCGLCVDQCPTNSLRFEYKLPGR, from the coding sequence ATGAGTTACATCAGTGAATCCTTCATGCAGATGCTGGGGCGGGCGCCGCGCAAGCCGGCCAGGGAGGAGATCCGGCCGGCGGCGCAGGAGATCCATTTCTACAAGAAGACCCACAAGCTGGACGTGGAACGACTGGAGCGGCTGCACGCCGAGCACAAGAGTCACAAGTGGCGCAACCGCCGCTGGTTGACCCTGCTGGCCATCAATCTCCTGTTCGTGCTCTCCTACTGGCTCGACATCCAGCTGCTGGAAGGCGCGCTCACCGCCTCGCGCTTCATGGGCTTCCACATGGCGGATCTCAATTCCTCGCTGCAGGTGATGCTGGCCTTCAAGGAGGTGCTGATCAATCTGGTGATCGGTACCTCGACCGTGCTGGTGATGTGGCTGCTGCTCGGCGGGCGGACCTTCTGTTCCTGGGTCTGTCCCTACCACCTGCTGGCCGAATGGGCCGAGAGCCTGCATCTGTGGCTGGCGAAGAAGAAGCTGGCGCGCAACTACAGCTTCCATCGCGGGCTGCGCACGGTGCTGTATCTGGTCTTCGCGCTGCTGGCGCTGGCCACCGGCTACACGGTGTTCGAGACCATCTCGCCGACCGGCATCGTCAGCCGGGCGCTGATCTATGGCCCGGGACTGGCGCTGGTCTGGGTCGGCGTGCTGCTGTTGTTCGAGGTCTTCGTGTCACGCCGTGCCTGGTGCCGCTATGTCTGCCCCATCGGCATGACCTACGGCATCGTCGGCCTGGCCAGCCCGCTGCGGGTCACCTACCATCTGCAGGATTGCGCCCACGAGGGGGATTGCCGCAAGGTCTGCCTGGTGCCGCACGTGCTGGACATGACCATCAAGGGCCGGGCCCGCGATGCGAAGGTGGACGTCGGTGCCGATTGTACCCGCTGTGGCCTGTGCGTCGATCAGTGCCCGACCAACTCGCTGCGTTTCGAGTACAAGCTGCCCGGGCGTTGA
- a CDS encoding ABC transporter ATP-binding protein, with protein MIRFQQVAKRFRKFQALKGIDLDIPSGSRLALVGSNGAGKTTLIRCLLGEYHFEGSISIDGQDVHAQRTEVLKQVGFVPQLPPPLKMPVGQLIHFAADVCDADPGRMEAMARRLGLDLELLRKRPFVRLSGGQKQKILISIALGRDSRLLIMDEPAANLDPEARHIFFQLLAEKPEETVMLISSHRLDEVASLVNRVVEMDQGQVVLDDRVADRVDLDSQLRCELRINREEPAFARSLAQWGFQPAGGLCWTGLVAGADRLRFLGVLSRYAGLLSAIRMEETGEETA; from the coding sequence ATGATCCGTTTCCAGCAGGTCGCCAAGCGCTTTCGCAAGTTCCAGGCCCTGAAGGGCATCGATCTGGACATCCCCTCCGGGAGCCGCCTGGCCCTGGTCGGTTCCAACGGTGCCGGCAAGACCACCCTGATCCGCTGTCTGCTCGGAGAATACCACTTCGAAGGCAGCATCAGCATCGATGGTCAGGACGTGCACGCGCAGCGTACCGAAGTGCTGAAGCAGGTCGGCTTCGTGCCCCAGTTGCCACCGCCGTTGAAGATGCCGGTCGGTCAGTTGATCCACTTCGCCGCCGACGTCTGCGACGCCGATCCCGGGCGCATGGAGGCGATGGCCCGGCGCCTCGGCCTCGACCTGGAGCTGCTCCGCAAGCGGCCCTTCGTGCGTCTGTCCGGTGGCCAGAAGCAGAAGATCCTGATCAGCATCGCCCTTGGGCGTGACAGCCGCCTGCTGATCATGGATGAGCCGGCCGCCAATCTCGATCCCGAGGCGCGGCACATCTTCTTCCAGCTGCTGGCCGAGAAGCCGGAGGAGACGGTGATGCTCATCTCCAGCCACCGCCTCGACGAGGTGGCCTCGCTGGTCAACCGGGTGGTGGAGATGGACCAGGGGCAGGTGGTGCTGGACGATCGGGTGGCAGACCGGGTCGATCTCGACAGCCAACTGCGCTGCGAGCTGCGCATCAATCGAGAGGAGCCGGCCTTTGCCCGCAGCCTGGCGCAGTGGGGTTTCCAGCCGGCCGGGGGGCTGTGCTGGACGGGGTTGGTGGCGGGGGCCGACCGGCTGCGCTTTCTCGGCGTACTGTCGCGTTACGCAGGCCTGCTCAGCGCCATCCGCATGGAAGAGACAGGAGAAGAAACCGCATGA
- a CDS encoding ABC transporter permease subunit — translation MRHLWLAAWADIIESLRTRWFQVYTAIFGGVVVLLFVFGLTESRVMGFTGLSRLLITYIQLTMAILPIFVLITTVRSVAGDREAGVFEYMLSLPISLGAWFWGKLLGRFVVVFLPVFLAMAGAVVWALIKSAEVPWFMFGYYTALLVVLAWCFLGIGMLISSVARTADVAQGAAFVIWLALILLLDLILLGILIRGGLSPEGAVAVALANPLQVFRTAAMMLFDAQLVMLGPTAFIILDFFGHAGYLIWALVYPLLIGTLCAAVGYQLFRRSDLP, via the coding sequence ATGAGGCATCTGTGGCTGGCCGCCTGGGCCGACATCATCGAATCGCTGCGCACCCGCTGGTTCCAGGTCTATACGGCCATCTTCGGCGGCGTGGTGGTGCTGCTGTTCGTGTTCGGCCTCACCGAATCCCGGGTCATGGGCTTCACCGGGCTCTCCCGGCTGCTCATCACCTACATCCAGCTGACCATGGCCATCCTGCCGATCTTCGTGCTCATCACCACGGTGCGTTCGGTGGCCGGTGACCGCGAGGCCGGGGTGTTCGAGTACATGCTGTCATTGCCCATCTCGCTCGGCGCCTGGTTCTGGGGCAAGCTGCTGGGCCGCTTCGTGGTGGTCTTCCTGCCGGTGTTCCTGGCCATGGCCGGTGCCGTGGTCTGGGCGCTGATCAAGTCGGCCGAGGTGCCCTGGTTCATGTTCGGCTATTACACCGCCCTGCTGGTGGTGCTGGCCTGGTGTTTCCTCGGCATCGGCATGCTGATCTCCAGCGTGGCGCGTACCGCCGATGTCGCCCAGGGCGCCGCCTTCGTCATCTGGCTGGCCCTGATCCTGCTCCTCGACCTGATCCTGCTTGGGATCCTGATCCGTGGCGGGTTGAGTCCCGAGGGTGCGGTGGCCGTCGCCCTGGCCAATCCGTTGCAGGTGTTTCGCACCGCGGCGATGATGTTGTTCGATGCCCAGTTGGTGATGCTCGGTCCGACCGCCTTCATCATTCTCGATTTCTTCGGCCACGCCGGCTATCTGATCTGGGCCCTGGTCTATCCCCTGCTGATCGGCACCCTCTGTGCGGCGGTCGGCTATCAACTGTTCCGGCGCAGCGATCTGCCATGA
- a CDS encoding class I SAM-dependent methyltransferase: MSGGAPLKHSFGFQQVDPAERQRRIRQVFESVAPRYDLMNDFMSFGIHRLWKRVLVREAAATGGQCLVDLAGGTGDVARALSGDGRAVLLVDPSLAMMQAGRARGLDGVRCIAATGEALPLADASVDTLTIAFGIRNMTDMEEALREMHRVLKPGGRCLCLEFSRPWALIRPFYNLYSFLVIPRLGALVARQPAAYHYLVESIRRFPDQETMRAIMLQAGFESVRYRNLSFGIACLHIGVKADV; encoded by the coding sequence ATGAGCGGGGGGGCGCCCCTCAAGCACAGCTTCGGTTTCCAGCAGGTCGATCCGGCCGAGCGCCAGCGGCGCATTCGCCAGGTGTTCGAGTCGGTGGCGCCACGCTACGACCTCATGAACGACTTCATGAGCTTCGGCATCCACCGGCTGTGGAAGCGGGTGCTGGTGCGCGAGGCGGCGGCCACTGGCGGCCAGTGCCTGGTCGATCTGGCCGGCGGTACCGGTGACGTGGCGCGGGCTCTGAGCGGTGACGGTCGCGCGGTGCTGCTGGTCGATCCCAGCCTGGCGATGATGCAGGCCGGCCGTGCCCGGGGCCTGGACGGCGTGCGCTGCATCGCGGCGACTGGCGAGGCCCTGCCGCTGGCAGACGCCTCGGTCGACACCCTGACCATCGCCTTCGGCATCCGCAACATGACCGACATGGAGGAGGCGTTGCGCGAGATGCACCGGGTGCTGAAGCCGGGCGGCCGCTGTCTGTGCCTGGAGTTCTCACGTCCCTGGGCGTTGATCCGCCCCTTCTACAACCTCTATTCCTTCCTGGTCATTCCCCGCCTCGGTGCCCTGGTGGCGCGTCAGCCGGCTGCCTACCATTACCTGGTGGAATCCATCCGCCGCTTTCCCGACCAGGAGACGATGAGGGCCATCATGCTGCAGGCGGGTTTCGAGTCGGTGCGCTATCGCAACCTGTCCTTCGGCATCGCCTGCCTGCACATCGGGGTCAAGGCCGACGTCTGA
- a CDS encoding AMP-binding protein, translated as MEPAAPCDWLLQAAQCRPRAPALLGPTASLDYAGMLERTRRLAAALREPGSSAEVLVVQTRDSEFLVCLLHAALLGGRALMPLDPDLPPGWRADLLAALPSHRLIRDGDAAGDGMTPGELLEAAAMAEPIDLPPAQPPLSARLWLSTSGSGGRPKLVALGDAALAASVEAVNRRLRLAPSDLWLACLPLFHVGGLSVLLRCAAAGAAVRLHGRFDAAAVARDLERQPVSHLSLVPAMLARLLEAGAQPPASLRVVLVGGGPLSPALAERALAAGWPLWVTYGMTETASQVAARPLALGEDPACVGTPLPGFAVRLLDAAGQPGASEGVIELQTPWMEAGEWLHTGDRGRLDELGRLSLLGRADQALLSGGETVQPEAVEGLLAACPGVAGVAVSGHRDPVWGEVLVAFYRGSAGPSAVEDWCRTHLAGALRPRIIRQVSELPQTASGKLDRRRLRRWAEEGLSKRGGG; from the coding sequence ATGGAGCCGGCGGCGCCCTGTGACTGGCTGCTGCAGGCTGCGCAATGCCGGCCACGGGCGCCGGCCCTGCTGGGGCCGACCGCCAGTCTCGACTACGCCGGCATGCTGGAGCGGACGCGCCGGCTCGCCGCGGCCCTGCGTGAACCCGGTTCGTCGGCCGAGGTGCTGGTCGTGCAGACCCGCGACAGCGAATTCCTGGTCTGCCTGCTGCATGCCGCGCTGCTCGGCGGCCGGGCGCTGATGCCCCTCGACCCGGACCTGCCGCCCGGCTGGCGGGCAGATCTGCTGGCGGCGCTGCCGTCTCATCGGCTGATCCGGGATGGGGACGCGGCGGGGGACGGCATGACGCCCGGGGAGCTGCTTGAGGCCGCGGCCATGGCCGAACCCATCGATCTGCCGCCGGCACAGCCGCCGCTCAGCGCCCGGTTGTGGCTGTCGACCAGCGGTTCCGGCGGCCGCCCCAAGCTGGTGGCGCTCGGTGATGCGGCGCTGGCGGCCAGCGTCGAGGCGGTCAACCGGCGGTTGCGGCTCGCTCCCTCAGACCTGTGGCTGGCCTGCCTGCCGCTGTTCCATGTCGGCGGTCTGTCCGTGCTCCTGCGCTGCGCGGCCGCCGGCGCTGCCGTGCGTCTGCATGGCCGCTTCGATGCCGCGGCCGTGGCCCGCGATCTGGAGCGCCAGCCCGTCAGCCATCTGTCCCTGGTGCCGGCCATGCTGGCGCGTCTGCTGGAGGCCGGTGCGCAGCCCCCCGCCTCGCTGCGGGTGGTGCTGGTCGGCGGCGGGCCGCTGTCACCGGCCCTGGCCGAGCGGGCCCTGGCTGCCGGTTGGCCGCTGTGGGTCACCTACGGCATGACCGAGACCGCTTCCCAGGTTGCCGCCCGGCCGCTCGCCTTGGGGGAGGACCCGGCCTGCGTCGGCACGCCACTGCCCGGCTTCGCGGTACGGCTGCTGGATGCGGCGGGACAGCCGGGCGCCTCCGAGGGCGTCATCGAGCTGCAGACTCCCTGGATGGAGGCTGGCGAATGGTTGCATACCGGGGATCGGGGCCGACTGGACGAGCTCGGGCGGCTGAGCCTGCTGGGGCGGGCCGACCAGGCGCTGCTGAGCGGTGGCGAGACGGTGCAGCCGGAGGCGGTCGAGGGCCTGCTGGCGGCCTGTCCCGGGGTGGCCGGGGTGGCGGTCAGCGGTCACCGTGATCCCGTGTGGGGGGAGGTGCTGGTGGCCTTCTACCGCGGGTCGGCCGGGCCGTCGGCCGTCGAGGACTGGTGCCGGACCCATCTGGCGGGCGCGCTGCGGCCGCGTATCATCCGCCAGGTGTCGGAGCTGCCGCAGACCGCCAGCGGCAAGCTCGACCGGCGGCGGTTGCGGCGCTGGGCCGAGGAAGGACTCTCAAAGAGGGGGGGCGGCTGA
- a CDS encoding four-helix bundle copper-binding protein has translation MAKASMTASPSNPFRRDLLKGALASGVLLASSQSLASEHMHHHAGNPHEALIDTALDCLKKGQLCIDHCMELFKRGDTSVAECADSVQEMLAMCSALEKMAAYRSDRLKAVARVCADVCKVCEKACRKHEDKHAECKACADACADCIEACEKLIRA, from the coding sequence ATGGCGAAAGCATCGATGACCGCATCCCCCTCCAACCCCTTCCGCCGCGACCTGCTGAAGGGCGCCCTGGCGAGCGGCGTGCTGCTGGCCAGCAGCCAGTCCCTGGCCAGCGAGCACATGCATCACCATGCCGGCAATCCCCACGAAGCGTTGATCGACACGGCGCTGGACTGCCTGAAGAAGGGCCAGCTGTGCATCGACCACTGCATGGAGCTGTTCAAGCGCGGCGACACCTCGGTTGCCGAATGCGCCGATTCGGTGCAGGAGATGCTGGCCATGTGCAGCGCCCTGGAGAAGATGGCCGCCTACCGCTCCGACCGGCTCAAGGCCGTCGCCCGTGTCTGCGCGGACGTCTGCAAGGTCTGCGAGAAGGCCTGCCGCAAGCACGAGGACAAGCATGCCGAGTGCAAGGCCTGCGCCGATGCCTGCGCCGACTGCATCGAGGCCTGCGAGAAACTCATCCGCGCCTGA